The following proteins are co-located in the Noviherbaspirillum sp. UKPF54 genome:
- a CDS encoding monovalent cation:proton antiporter family protein — MFSALELTLLLLGAAVLGVVAFRMLHLPPMLGYLLVGIVVGPHGLGVAVENETTHTLAEFGVVFLMFSIGLEFSLPKLSSMRRTVFGLGMAQVLCTIAAAMLFGWLVAHLLPQLTDISWRAAFALGGALAMSSTAIVSKLLTERLELESPHGRQIIGILLFQDLAVVPLLILVPALAKNSGDLLATLALAGMKAMIVLVLLLVIGQQLMRSWFHIVVKRRSQELFMLNLLLITLGCAWITERAGLSLALGAFVAGMLISETEYKHQVEEDIKPFRDVLLGLFFITIGMLLNVRLVLANWWLVLLLLSGPVLLKFGLIAGLARLFGTSTGVALRTGLALAQAGEFGFVLLNQAGGLHLMDPLLIQLILASMVLSMLAAPFIIAKSDAIVLKLSANEWMMQSLALTQIATRTMSTQQHVLIAGFGRTGQSLAKLLEEEGIAYHALDLDPDRVREAQAAGASVSFGDAARRESLVAAGIHRAAALVVTYANTPSALKVLHFAHELAPALPVIVRSHDDSDLDKLRGAGAAEVVPEAIEGSLMLASHALVMLGVPLRRVVHRVQAARDERYASLRGYFHGASDAPEDAEHLHVRLHSVILNDGARAIGKSLGTLKLPEIGAEVTILRRGKNRVEVTPETVLQAGDIVVLRGASEAVARAEQRLLK, encoded by the coding sequence ATGTTTTCAGCTCTCGAACTGACTTTGCTTTTGCTCGGTGCCGCGGTACTCGGCGTGGTCGCGTTCCGCATGCTGCATTTGCCACCGATGCTGGGGTACTTGCTGGTTGGTATCGTCGTCGGGCCTCACGGGCTGGGCGTTGCCGTGGAGAATGAAACTACCCATACGCTGGCCGAATTCGGCGTCGTGTTTTTGATGTTCTCGATCGGGCTGGAGTTCTCGCTGCCGAAGCTGTCATCGATGCGGCGCACGGTGTTCGGGCTGGGCATGGCGCAGGTGTTGTGCACGATCGCCGCGGCGATGCTGTTCGGCTGGCTGGTGGCGCACCTGCTGCCGCAGCTGACCGATATCAGCTGGCGCGCTGCCTTTGCGCTGGGCGGCGCGCTGGCCATGTCGTCCACCGCGATCGTCTCCAAGCTGCTGACCGAACGGCTGGAACTGGAAAGTCCGCACGGTCGCCAGATCATCGGCATCCTGCTGTTCCAGGACTTGGCGGTGGTGCCCTTGCTGATCCTGGTGCCGGCGCTGGCGAAAAATTCCGGCGACCTGCTGGCGACACTGGCGCTGGCCGGCATGAAGGCGATGATCGTGCTGGTGCTGCTGCTGGTGATCGGGCAGCAGCTGATGCGCAGCTGGTTCCACATCGTGGTCAAGCGCCGCTCGCAGGAATTGTTCATGCTCAACCTGCTGCTGATCACGCTCGGCTGCGCCTGGATCACCGAGCGGGCCGGCCTGTCGCTGGCGCTGGGCGCCTTCGTGGCAGGCATGCTGATTTCCGAAACGGAATACAAGCATCAGGTGGAAGAGGACATCAAGCCGTTCCGCGACGTGCTGCTGGGGCTGTTCTTCATCACCATCGGCATGCTGCTCAACGTGCGGCTGGTGCTGGCCAACTGGTGGCTGGTGCTGCTGCTGCTCTCCGGCCCCGTGCTGCTCAAGTTCGGCCTGATCGCGGGGCTGGCTAGGCTGTTTGGCACCTCGACCGGCGTGGCCCTGCGCACCGGCCTGGCGCTGGCGCAGGCCGGCGAATTCGGCTTCGTGCTGCTGAACCAGGCGGGCGGCCTGCACCTGATGGACCCGCTCCTCATCCAGCTGATCCTGGCGTCGATGGTGCTGTCGATGCTGGCTGCGCCGTTCATCATCGCCAAGTCCGACGCCATCGTGCTAAAGCTGTCGGCCAACGAATGGATGATGCAGTCGCTGGCCCTGACGCAGATTGCGACCCGCACCATGTCTACCCAGCAGCACGTATTGATCGCGGGCTTCGGCCGCACCGGGCAAAGCCTGGCCAAGCTGCTGGAAGAGGAGGGCATCGCGTATCACGCGCTCGACCTCGATCCCGACCGGGTGCGCGAAGCGCAGGCCGCCGGCGCCAGCGTCTCGTTCGGCGATGCCGCCCGGCGCGAAAGCCTGGTGGCGGCCGGTATCCATCGCGCGGCAGCATTGGTGGTTACCTATGCCAATACGCCGTCCGCATTGAAAGTGTTGCACTTTGCGCACGAACTGGCGCCGGCCTTGCCGGTCATCGTGCGTAGCCACGACGACAGCGACCTCGACAAACTGCGCGGCGCCGGCGCGGCCGAGGTGGTGCCGGAGGCTATCGAGGGAAGTCTGATGCTGGCCTCGCATGCACTGGTGATGCTGGGCGTGCCGCTGCGGCGCGTGGTGCACCGCGTGCAGGCCGCGCGCGACGAACGCTACGCTTCCCTGCGCGGGTATTTTCACGGCGCCAGCGATGCGCCGGAAGATGCCGAGCATCTGCATGTGCGCCTGCATTCGGTCATCCTGAACGATGGCGCAAGAGCGATCGGCAAGTCGCTGGGTACGCTGAAGCTGCCGGAGATCGGCGCTGAAGTGACGATTCTTCGGCGCGGCAAGAACCGTGTCGAAGTGACGCCCGAGACGGTATTGCAAGCAGGCGACATCGTCGTGCTGCGCGGCGCGTCCGAAGCTGTGGCGCGTGCGGAACAGCGCTTGCTCAAGTAA
- a CDS encoding AEC family transporter, with translation MQVFERILGIILPVFLIIALGYGYARLRGVSVKEDMAAVNRVSMGVLCPLLVFTALAAKDFDLVHNGTLILAGILIALGSGLIAWPVAKMLGYDPRTFVPPMMYNNCGNMGLPLAVLAFGTAGLSAAVALFMACNLIYFSVGIKIIESGRKQHTPFWKFLMSPMMLSMMAGMLFAIWHVTLPMPLMQAMKMLGDASIPVMLFALGVRMLDVNFKSWHIGVIGAIVCPVAGLIVAWLLDGVLSLTSDQRGQMYLFASLPPAVFCFMVAEQYKQEPDKVASIVLLGNLAALAFVPAGLWLGLRA, from the coding sequence ATGCAAGTCTTCGAGCGTATCCTTGGCATCATCCTGCCGGTCTTCCTTATCATCGCCCTCGGCTACGGTTATGCCCGGCTGCGCGGCGTAAGCGTCAAGGAGGATATGGCGGCCGTCAATCGCGTCAGCATGGGCGTGCTGTGTCCGCTGCTGGTGTTTACCGCGCTGGCGGCGAAGGACTTCGATCTCGTGCATAACGGCACGCTGATCTTGGCAGGCATCCTGATCGCCCTCGGCTCGGGCCTGATCGCCTGGCCGGTGGCGAAAATGCTGGGTTATGATCCGCGCACCTTCGTGCCGCCGATGATGTACAACAATTGCGGCAACATGGGCTTGCCGCTGGCGGTGCTGGCCTTCGGCACGGCCGGACTGTCGGCGGCGGTGGCGCTGTTCATGGCATGCAACCTGATCTATTTTTCGGTCGGCATCAAGATCATCGAGAGCGGGCGCAAGCAGCACACGCCATTCTGGAAATTCCTGATGAGCCCGATGATGCTTTCGATGATGGCCGGCATGCTGTTCGCGATATGGCATGTCACGCTGCCGATGCCGCTGATGCAGGCGATGAAGATGCTGGGAGACGCCAGCATCCCGGTCATGCTGTTCGCGCTCGGCGTACGCATGCTCGACGTCAATTTCAAGAGCTGGCATATCGGCGTCATCGGCGCCATCGTCTGCCCGGTCGCCGGCCTGATCGTCGCCTGGCTGCTGGACGGCGTGCTGAGCCTGACGTCGGATCAGCGCGGTCAGATGTACCTGTTCGCGTCGCTGCCGCCGGCCGTGTTCTGCTTCATGGTGGCCGAGCAGTACAAGCAGGAGCCGGACAAGGTGGCGTCGATCGTCTTGCTGGGGAACCTGGCGGCGCTGGCGTTCGTGCCGGCCGGGTTGTGGCTGGGGCTGCGGGCGTAA
- a CDS encoding acylphosphatase — protein MARHLVITGLVQGVGYRASFEAQARALRLCGWVRNRRDGSVEAMVRGDDAALEKIVAWSRRGPAAAVVSDVKVNEADDVSLPDDRFEVRQTE, from the coding sequence ATGGCAAGACATCTCGTCATCACGGGCCTGGTGCAAGGCGTCGGCTACCGCGCCTCCTTCGAGGCGCAGGCGCGCGCGCTGCGGCTTTGCGGCTGGGTGCGCAATCGCCGCGACGGCTCGGTGGAGGCGATGGTGCGCGGCGATGATGCAGCGCTCGAAAAAATCGTCGCATGGTCGCGGCGCGGCCCCGCCGCTGCCGTGGTCAGCGATGTGAAAGTGAACGAAGCGGACGACGTCTCGCTGCCGGATGACCGGTTCGAGGTGCGTCAAACCGAGTAG
- the uvrA gene encoding excinuclease ABC subunit UvrA, which yields MEEIRIRGARTHNLKNINLELPRNQLIVITGLSGSGKSSLAFDTLYAEGQRRYVESLSAYARQFLQLMEKPDVDLIEGLSPAISIEQKATSHNPRSTVGTVTEIHDYLRLLYARVGTPYCPDHPENPLAAQSVSQMVDAVLAMPEDTKLMILAPVVANRKGEHVDLFEQMQAQGFIRFRIQSGTHAAKIYEIDDLPKLKKTEKHTIDVVIDRLKVKADVKQRLAESFETALRLAEGRAIALEMDSAKEHLFSNKFACPTCGYSLQELEPRLFSFNNPMGACPECDGLGHIEFFDPKRIVAFPNLSLASGAIKGWDRRNQFYYQMLTSLAEHLGFDLDVAFEKLPDQVQQVVLHGSGRQTIPFTYINERGRAVVREHTFEGVVNNLQRRYRETDSIAVKEELAKFINQKECPSCQGARLRVEARYVKVGSGKQERTIYDVSRTPLRDTLEFFDKLKLSGAKKEIADRIIKEIVSRLKFLNNVGLDYLSLERSADTLSGGEAQRIRLASQIGSGLTGVMYVLDEPSIGLHQRDNDRLIDTLKHLRDIGNSVLVVEHDEDAIRCADYIVDMGIGAGVHGGEVIAQGPLNAILKNKKSLTAKYLNGTLAIHVPKKRTAPDPERQLVIAGASGNNLRNVTLNLPVGLLTCVTGVSGSGKSTLVNDTLYHAAARHLYGSQTEPAPYESIHGMEHFDKVIAVDQAPIGRTPRSNPATYTGVFTPIRDLFATVPTAKERGYSAGRFSFNVKGGRCEACQGDGVIKVEMHFLPDVYVPCDVCHGKRYNRETLEVQYKGKNIHEVLEMTVEEAHEFFKPVPVVARKLQTLLDVGLGYIRLGQSATTLSGGEAQRVKLSLELSKRDTGRTLYILDEPTTGLHFHDIDLLLKVIHRLRDQGNTVVIIEHNLDVIKTADWIVDLGPEGGAGGGQIIAAGTPEDVAKSPVSFTGKYLAPMLKKK from the coding sequence ATGGAAGAAATCCGAATCCGCGGTGCGCGCACGCACAACCTCAAGAACATTAACCTGGAATTGCCGCGCAACCAGCTCATCGTCATCACCGGCCTGTCCGGTTCCGGCAAGTCCTCGCTGGCCTTCGACACGCTTTATGCGGAAGGGCAACGCCGCTACGTGGAATCGCTGTCGGCCTACGCGCGCCAGTTCCTGCAACTGATGGAAAAGCCCGACGTCGACCTGATCGAAGGCCTGTCGCCGGCGATCTCGATCGAGCAGAAGGCGACCTCGCACAATCCGCGTTCGACCGTCGGCACCGTGACCGAAATCCATGACTACCTGCGCCTGTTGTATGCGCGCGTGGGCACGCCCTACTGCCCCGACCACCCGGAAAATCCGCTGGCCGCACAGTCGGTGTCGCAAATGGTCGACGCCGTGCTCGCCATGCCGGAGGATACCAAGCTGATGATCCTGGCGCCGGTGGTGGCCAACCGCAAGGGTGAACACGTCGACCTGTTCGAGCAGATGCAGGCACAGGGCTTCATTCGCTTCCGCATCCAGAGCGGCACGCACGCGGCGAAGATCTATGAAATCGACGACCTGCCGAAACTGAAGAAGACCGAGAAGCACACCATCGATGTCGTGATCGACCGCCTGAAGGTCAAGGCCGACGTCAAGCAGCGGCTGGCGGAAAGCTTCGAGACCGCGCTGCGTCTGGCCGAGGGTCGCGCGATCGCGCTCGAAATGGACAGCGCCAAGGAGCACCTGTTCTCCAACAAGTTCGCCTGCCCCACCTGCGGCTATTCGCTGCAGGAACTGGAGCCGCGCCTGTTCTCGTTCAACAACCCGATGGGCGCCTGCCCGGAATGCGACGGCCTCGGCCACATCGAGTTCTTCGACCCCAAGCGCATCGTCGCCTTCCCCAATCTGTCGCTCGCCTCCGGTGCGATCAAGGGCTGGGACCGCCGCAACCAGTTCTACTACCAGATGCTCACCAGCCTGGCCGAGCATCTCGGATTCGATCTGGATGTGGCGTTCGAAAAACTGCCGGACCAGGTGCAGCAAGTGGTGCTGCACGGCTCCGGCCGCCAGACCATCCCGTTCACCTACATCAACGAGCGCGGCCGCGCCGTGGTGCGCGAGCATACCTTCGAAGGCGTGGTGAACAACCTGCAGCGGCGCTACCGCGAAACCGATTCGATCGCGGTCAAGGAAGAGCTGGCGAAATTCATCAACCAGAAGGAATGCCCGTCGTGCCAGGGCGCGCGCCTGCGCGTCGAGGCGCGCTACGTGAAGGTGGGTTCCGGCAAGCAGGAGCGCACGATTTACGACGTGTCGCGCACGCCCCTGCGCGACACGCTCGAATTCTTCGACAAGCTGAAGCTCTCCGGCGCGAAGAAGGAAATCGCGGACCGCATCATCAAGGAAATCGTGTCGCGCCTGAAGTTCCTGAACAACGTCGGCCTCGACTACCTGTCGCTGGAGCGCAGCGCCGACACACTCTCCGGCGGCGAGGCCCAGCGCATCCGCCTGGCGTCGCAGATCGGCTCGGGACTGACCGGCGTGATGTACGTGCTGGACGAGCCGTCGATCGGCCTGCACCAGCGCGACAACGACCGCCTGATCGACACCTTGAAGCACCTGCGCGACATCGGCAACAGCGTGCTGGTGGTTGAACATGACGAGGATGCGATCCGCTGCGCCGACTATATCGTCGACATGGGCATCGGTGCCGGCGTGCATGGCGGCGAAGTGATCGCGCAAGGCCCGCTGAACGCCATCCTGAAAAACAAGAAGTCGCTGACCGCGAAATACCTGAACGGCACGCTGGCGATTCACGTGCCGAAGAAGCGCACCGCCCCCGACCCGGAGCGCCAGCTAGTGATTGCCGGCGCCTCCGGCAACAACCTCAGGAACGTCACGCTCAACCTGCCGGTCGGCCTGTTGACCTGCGTGACCGGCGTGTCCGGCTCGGGCAAGTCGACGCTGGTCAACGACACCCTGTACCACGCCGCTGCGCGCCATCTGTACGGCTCGCAGACGGAACCCGCGCCGTACGAGTCGATCCACGGCATGGAACATTTCGACAAGGTGATTGCGGTCGATCAGGCTCCGATCGGCCGCACGCCGCGTTCCAATCCGGCGACCTATACCGGCGTATTCACGCCGATCCGCGACCTGTTCGCGACCGTGCCGACCGCCAAGGAGCGCGGCTACAGCGCCGGGCGCTTCTCGTTCAACGTTAAGGGCGGCCGCTGCGAGGCTTGCCAGGGCGACGGCGTGATCAAGGTCGAGATGCACTTCCTGCCGGATGTATACGTGCCTTGCGATGTGTGCCACGGCAAGCGCTACAACCGCGAAACGCTGGAAGTCCAGTACAAGGGCAAGAACATCCACGAAGTGCTGGAGATGACGGTCGAGGAAGCGCATGAGTTCTTCAAGCCGGTGCCGGTCGTCGCGCGCAAGCTGCAGACGCTGCTCGACGTGGGCCTCGGCTATATCCGTCTGGGCCAGAGTGCCACCACGTTGTCGGGTGGCGAAGCGCAGCGCGTGAAGCTGTCGCTGGAATTATCCAAGCGCGATACCGGCCGCACGCTGTACATCCTGGACGAACCGACCACCGGACTGCACTTCCACGATATCGATTTGCTGCTGAAGGTGATCCACCGCCTGCGCGACCAGGGCAACACGGTGGTCATCATCGAGCACAACCTGGACGTCATCAAGACTGCCGACTGGATCGTCGATCTCGGCCCCGAGGGAGGTGCCGGTGGCGGGCAGATCATCGCCGCAGGCACGCCGGAAGACGTCGCCAAGAGTCCGGTGAGCTTCACCGGCAAATACCTGGCGCCGATGCTGAAGAAGAAGTAA
- a CDS encoding MFS transporter — protein sequence MSRAEIRASGLLASILAMRMLGWFLILPVFSVAAKSLTGGDSVTLVGWAMGIYGLAQAFGQLPYGMASDRYGRKPVIVIGLVLFAIGSFIAAAATDIHWVIAGRAIQGAGAISAAVTAFIADSTREEHRTKAMAMVGGSIGITFAVSMVLSPMLYQWMGMGGIFSLTGVLAIIAIPVVLFMVPTMPRVPSGRADFGLVLKSAELMRLNFGVFVLHMTQVAMFVVVPPALVQYADLPIASHWKVYLPVMVASFVLMLPPIFVGERQGKMKQVFVAAIALMLAVQAGLWLFLQTPMHWSVLVILLLAFFISFNILEASQPSLVSRIAPSSAKGAALGVYNTLQALGLACGGVVGGWLRQHVSASSVFALGAGLTIVWLIIAANMKNLPRRGTAAKTA from the coding sequence ATGAGCCGCGCGGAAATCCGCGCCAGCGGCTTGCTGGCATCGATTCTGGCGATGCGCATGCTCGGCTGGTTCTTGATCCTCCCGGTGTTTTCCGTTGCCGCAAAAAGCCTGACCGGTGGCGACAGCGTGACCCTGGTCGGCTGGGCGATGGGAATCTACGGGCTGGCCCAGGCCTTCGGCCAGCTCCCCTACGGCATGGCGTCCGACCGATACGGACGCAAGCCGGTCATCGTCATCGGCCTGGTGCTGTTCGCCATCGGCTCGTTCATCGCCGCCGCCGCCACCGATATTCACTGGGTCATCGCAGGCCGGGCGATCCAGGGCGCCGGCGCGATTTCGGCGGCCGTCACAGCCTTCATCGCCGACTCGACGCGCGAGGAGCACCGCACCAAGGCCATGGCGATGGTCGGCGGCTCGATCGGCATCACCTTCGCCGTATCGATGGTGCTGTCGCCGATGCTGTACCAGTGGATGGGCATGGGCGGGATCTTCAGCCTGACTGGCGTGCTGGCGATAATTGCAATTCCGGTGGTGCTGTTCATGGTGCCGACCATGCCGCGCGTGCCGTCGGGCCGTGCCGATTTCGGCCTGGTGCTGAAAAGCGCCGAGCTGATGCGCCTGAATTTCGGCGTGTTCGTCCTGCACATGACGCAGGTCGCCATGTTTGTCGTCGTGCCGCCGGCCCTGGTCCAGTACGCCGACCTGCCGATCGCATCGCACTGGAAAGTGTACCTGCCGGTGATGGTCGCCTCGTTCGTGCTGATGCTGCCGCCGATCTTCGTCGGCGAGCGGCAGGGCAAAATGAAGCAGGTGTTTGTGGCCGCGATTGCACTGATGCTGGCTGTGCAAGCCGGGTTGTGGCTGTTCTTGCAGACGCCGATGCATTGGTCGGTCCTGGTCATCCTGCTCCTGGCCTTTTTCATCTCGTTCAACATTCTGGAAGCCAGCCAGCCATCGCTGGTGTCGCGCATTGCGCCGTCGTCGGCCAAGGGCGCCGCGCTTGGCGTGTACAACACGCTGCAGGCGCTGGGGCTGGCTTGCGGTGGCGTGGTCGGCGGCTGGCTGCGCCAGCATGTGAGCGCGTCTTCGGTGTTCGCGCTGGGGGCGGGACTGACCATCGTCTGGCTTATAATTGCCGCAAACATGAAGAACCTGCCGCGGCGCGGCACGGCGGCAAAGACTGCCTGA
- the ssb gene encoding single-stranded DNA-binding protein, producing the protein MASVNKVIIVGNLGRDPETRYMPNGEAVTNVAVATTESWKDKNSGEKKELTEWHRITFYRKLAEIAGQYLKKGSQVYVEGRLQTRKWTDKEGVERYTTEIIADTMQMLGSRQGMGGGAPAPMDDDYGSAPAPRQSAGGGGAARPAASRPAPNFSDMDDDIPF; encoded by the coding sequence ATGGCCTCGGTCAATAAAGTCATTATCGTCGGCAACCTGGGGCGCGATCCGGAAACGCGCTACATGCCGAACGGCGAAGCCGTCACCAATGTCGCGGTAGCGACCACGGAAAGCTGGAAAGACAAGAATAGCGGCGAGAAGAAGGAATTGACCGAATGGCACCGCATCACGTTCTACCGCAAGCTCGCTGAAATCGCCGGCCAATACCTGAAGAAGGGCTCGCAAGTCTATGTCGAAGGGCGCCTGCAGACGCGCAAATGGACCGACAAGGAAGGCGTCGAGCGTTATACCACCGAGATCATCGCCGATACCATGCAGATGCTGGGTAGCCGCCAGGGTATGGGCGGCGGCGCACCGGCGCCGATGGATGACGACTACGGCAGTGCGCCGGCGCCGCGCCAAAGCGCAGGCGGCGGCGGTGCGGCCCGTCCGGCAGCGTCCCGTCCGGCGCCGAACTTCAGCGACATGGATGACGACATTCCATTCTGA
- a CDS encoding bifunctional diguanylate cyclase/phosphodiesterase → MEAAGDAVFRMAKDGTILYASGRAIELVCPGASLVGPHLGEIVEEEDHAALEAAIAHAASTETPSRVNARLTTPQGALWMELQIAAFSNADDQIELLAVGRDISGQQETEERLRHMATHDALTGLPNRSLLSDRVRMAIAQSRRTGEGFALLALDLDGFKKVNDALGHQLGDALLRVAAARLSETLRDVDTLARVGGDEFVAVLPEAVSDAEIYAIARRMISVMQMPFDIQGHTLYIGTSIGAAVFPQHGDGEVKLLAHADTAMYRAKEIGKGRCVIYDQQKFTQPEHDVSLEAAMFQAVRNGEFLLNYQPIVDAGSRQIMGFEALMRWQRPGEGLVPPSQFIPMAESNGLINLLGAWALKAACVQLKRFEEAAGRPLYISVNVSPRQFRNDQFLGIIDEAMRLSGLRGEQLLLEITEGILMSDPEHAEAFLKEMVARNVRIAIDDFGTGYSSLAYLKRFPIATLKIDRAFIKDLPGSVKDVAICNVVLSLAKHLDLSTVAEGVENEAQLQFLARQGCSLIQGYLTGSPLLPEQALAVLKAPPSAPLKRVLQ, encoded by the coding sequence ATGGAGGCCGCCGGCGACGCCGTGTTTCGAATGGCGAAAGACGGGACCATCCTGTATGCCAGCGGGCGCGCCATCGAGCTGGTTTGTCCCGGTGCCAGCCTGGTGGGGCCGCATCTGGGCGAAATCGTCGAGGAAGAAGACCATGCCGCGCTGGAGGCCGCCATCGCCCACGCGGCCAGCACGGAAACGCCGAGCCGGGTCAACGCCCGGCTGACGACGCCACAGGGCGCGCTCTGGATGGAGTTGCAGATTGCCGCCTTTTCCAATGCCGACGACCAGATCGAGTTGCTCGCGGTAGGCAGGGATATCTCGGGCCAGCAGGAAACCGAGGAGCGCCTGCGGCACATGGCCACGCACGACGCGCTCACCGGCTTGCCGAACCGTTCACTGCTGTCCGACCGCGTACGCATGGCCATTGCGCAGTCGCGCCGCACCGGCGAAGGATTCGCCTTGCTGGCGCTCGACCTGGACGGCTTCAAGAAGGTCAACGATGCGCTCGGCCATCAGCTGGGCGATGCCTTGCTGCGCGTGGCGGCGGCCCGCCTCTCCGAAACCTTGCGCGACGTCGATACGCTGGCGCGCGTGGGCGGAGACGAATTCGTCGCGGTATTGCCGGAAGCGGTATCGGATGCCGAGATCTACGCCATTGCGCGCCGCATGATCTCGGTGATGCAAATGCCGTTCGATATCCAGGGTCATACGCTGTACATCGGCACCTCGATCGGCGCAGCCGTCTTCCCGCAGCACGGCGACGGCGAAGTCAAGCTGCTCGCACACGCCGACACCGCGATGTACCGTGCCAAGGAAATCGGCAAGGGGCGCTGCGTGATCTACGATCAGCAGAAATTCACGCAGCCGGAGCACGACGTGTCGCTGGAAGCCGCGATGTTCCAGGCGGTACGCAATGGCGAATTCCTGCTGAATTACCAGCCGATCGTCGATGCCGGCAGCCGGCAGATCATGGGCTTCGAGGCGCTCATGCGCTGGCAGCGGCCGGGCGAAGGCCTGGTGCCGCCTTCGCAATTCATCCCTATGGCCGAAAGCAACGGCCTGATCAACCTGCTTGGCGCATGGGCGCTGAAAGCCGCCTGCGTGCAGCTCAAGCGCTTCGAGGAGGCGGCCGGCAGGCCGCTCTACATCTCGGTCAACGTCAGTCCGCGCCAGTTCCGCAACGACCAGTTCCTCGGCATCATCGATGAAGCGATGCGCTTGTCGGGCCTGCGCGGCGAACAGCTGCTGCTCGAAATCACCGAGGGTATCCTGATGTCGGACCCGGAGCATGCCGAGGCGTTTCTCAAGGAGATGGTCGCGCGCAATGTGCGCATCGCCATCGACGACTTTGGCACCGGATACTCTTCGCTGGCCTACCTGAAGCGCTTCCCGATCGCCACGCTGAAGATCGACCGCGCATTCATCAAGGACTTGCCGGGCTCGGTGAAGGACGTCGCGATCTGCAACGTGGTGCTGAGCCTGGCCAAGCACCTGGACCTGAGCACGGTGGCCGAAGGCGTGGAGAACGAAGCGCAGCTGCAGTTTCTCGCAAGGCAGGGCTGCAGTCTGATACAAGGATACCTCACCGGCAGTCCGCTGCTGCCCGAGCAGGCATTGGCGGTGCTGAAGGCACCCCCATCCGCGCCGCTAAAACGCGTGCTCCAGTAA
- a CDS encoding HDOD domain-containing protein, translated as MNTSPDSDSLPRENAEETMELLWSRVRQRGDLPGFSKVVGAIIGAMHDDDDREFNMTKTVLQDPALTQKVLRLANSAMYSVFGQGINTVSKAVIVLGTEAIGHLAIGLKLIEDLAAASTDSAVARMEMEKAVLAGHVARHLASSAGTRDAEEAVVCAMLHSLGRMMTTFYLYDRWQRMQECRIESGLSEEQAALYILGLSLDEIGRQVAQQWGLPATLVHTMREVTPEPVSEPLGHADWLAAVSTLSSQCASVLCANDDASDKTLAALAHNFAEMLGLEGAAVLTALNAAQQTVAQEEPVVVRPLKRVEFDKSLLAQRHAGKPADATLILMRGIADIRGALHAASISQLMTMALETVYQGLGFGRSIAFLRDLEQAQYAARMYFGDVMQGMLPRLVFGDAYQPDVFHAALANDKMIFIENAQDSAFANKVPRWWRQAFPTVRSFMVLPLTVNRQPIGFIYGDWNGSRPSAKITQSEADLLDELRMLIVRAVEQRRQMEASWARKLI; from the coding sequence ATGAATACCTCTCCTGACTCCGACTCCCTGCCGCGCGAAAACGCGGAGGAAACGATGGAACTGCTCTGGTCGCGGGTGCGCCAGCGCGGCGACCTGCCCGGCTTTTCCAAGGTGGTGGGCGCGATCATCGGCGCCATGCACGACGACGACGATCGCGAATTCAACATGACCAAGACGGTCCTGCAGGACCCGGCCTTGACGCAGAAAGTCCTGCGGCTGGCCAACAGCGCGATGTATTCCGTGTTTGGCCAGGGCATCAATACCGTCTCCAAGGCGGTGATCGTGCTTGGCACCGAAGCCATCGGCCACCTGGCGATCGGCCTGAAGCTGATCGAAGACCTGGCGGCCGCATCGACCGATTCCGCGGTAGCACGCATGGAAATGGAAAAGGCGGTGCTGGCCGGCCACGTCGCCCGCCATCTGGCTTCTTCGGCCGGCACGCGCGATGCCGAGGAGGCGGTGGTCTGCGCGATGCTGCACTCGCTAGGCCGCATGATGACAACGTTTTACCTGTACGACCGCTGGCAGCGGATGCAGGAATGCCGCATCGAGTCGGGCTTGAGCGAGGAGCAGGCTGCGCTGTATATCCTCGGACTCAGCCTCGATGAAATCGGGCGCCAGGTCGCACAGCAATGGGGGCTGCCGGCCACCTTGGTGCATACCATGCGCGAGGTGACGCCCGAACCGGTGAGCGAGCCGCTCGGGCATGCCGATTGGCTGGCAGCCGTGTCGACGCTGTCATCTCAGTGTGCCAGCGTGCTGTGCGCCAACGACGATGCTTCGGACAAGACGCTGGCAGCACTGGCCCACAATTTTGCGGAGATGCTCGGCCTGGAGGGGGCGGCGGTATTGACGGCGTTAAATGCCGCGCAACAAACGGTCGCCCAGGAAGAGCCGGTCGTGGTGCGTCCGCTCAAGCGGGTCGAGTTCGACAAGTCGCTGCTGGCGCAGCGGCATGCCGGCAAGCCGGCGGATGCGACGCTGATCCTGATGCGCGGCATCGCCGATATCCGCGGCGCCCTGCATGCGGCAAGCATCAGCCAGTTGATGACGATGGCGCTGGAAACGGTTTATCAGGGATTGGGATTCGGCCGCTCGATTGCATTCTTGCGCGATCTCGAACAGGCGCAATATGCTGCCCGCATGTACTTCGGCGATGTCATGCAGGGGATGCTGCCGCGCCTGGTATTCGGGGATGCTTACCAGCCCGACGTATTCCATGCGGCGCTGGCCAACGACAAGATGATTTTCATCGAGAACGCGCAGGACTCGGCGTTCGCCAACAAGGTGCCGCGTTGGTGGCGGCAGGCGTTTCCGACAGTGCGCAGTTTCATGGTGCTGCCGCTGACCGTCAACCGGCAGCCGATCGGATTCATCTACGGCGACTGGAACGGCTCCCGGCCGAGCGCCAAAATCACGCAATCCGAGGCTGACTTGCTCGATGAGTTACGTATGCTCATTGTGCGGGCCGTCGAGCAGCGGCGCCAGATGGAAGCGTCCTGGGCCAGGAAGTTGATTTAA